In Carya illinoinensis cultivar Pawnee chromosome 9, C.illinoinensisPawnee_v1, whole genome shotgun sequence, the following are encoded in one genomic region:
- the LOC122277117 gene encoding receptor-like protein 6, translated as MTFGQCLGDQQSLLLQLKNNLEFEGELSTKLVHWNENSDCCLWEGVTCSEGRVIGLDLSSEAISDGLDDLSSLFGLQYLQNLSLANNYFNDLPNEFPSELDRLTNLICLNLSNAGFIGQIPIAISRLTRLVVLDLSMRLPSPYAYDQPFYEIPLIKLENPNLKMLVQNLSELIEIHLDGTFPKKIFQLPMIEILDLSLNNLLGGSLPDFPSNGYLQTLRLSHTEFSGVLPDSFGKLTMLSTTDLRGCDFSVSIPESMASLTQLVYLDLSQNHFSGSIPESMASLTQLVYLDLSNNHFSGPILSFSMAKNLNQIYLSNNDLTGHITPTDWAKFQNLEVLDLGNNLLTGNIPVSLFSLPLLQRLILSNNSFSGQLNEFSNVSSDQLREVDLGSNNLEGPIPMSVFELRGLETLSLASNNFIGSLQLDDMIPNALLPFTSGLAPCKLKRFPDFLRNQSKLSILDLSDNQIHGDIPNWIWIPSLLFLNLSHNYFVTLQGPLTNVSWLKMLYLQSNQLQGPLPVFTINAFVLDFSRNNFSSIPANIGNILGNIDFLYLSSNKFNRSIPASLCNILELRVLDMSYNSLSGIIPHCLFEMVNVAVLNLEGNNLSGKISDTCPGNCSLHTLTLNGNQLEGGLPKSLDNCQSLQVLDLGNNHIQDIFPCYLKNISSLRVLVLRSNKFYGSIGCPGLEATWPMLQIIDLASNNFSGNLPSNSLAKWKAMMSDGDGAQLKPDHLGFQVYYQDTVTITMKGRELKLEKILTIFTSIDFSCNDFQGPIPEELGGLKYLYILNLSHNAFTGQISSTLGKLSNLESLDLSSNKLTGEIPLQLANGLIFLSVLSRSFNQLVGKIPLIKQFATFSEISYEGNKGLCGSPLKEKCNDDEAPTSSPPIFEETHSNSGILVDWNFLSAKLGFVFGFGIVIGPLMFWKQWRFWYSKQIDDILFKIFPKLYLGREYRRRAAHRN; from the exons ATGACTTTTGGCCAGTGTCTCGGCGATCAACAATCCTTGTTGCTCCAACTGAAGAACAATCTCGAATTCGAGGGAGAGTTGTCGACAAAACTGGTGCACTGGAATGAAAATAGTGATTGTTGTTTGTGGGAAGGTGTAACCTGCAGTGAGGGACGTGTTATTGGTCTCGACTTGAGCAGCGAAGCAATCTCCGATGGACTGGACGATTTAAGCAGCCTCTTCGGTCTTCAGTACCTGCAGAACCTCAGTTTGGCGAATAACTACTTCAATGATCTACCGAATGAGTTTCCTTCTGAGCTCGACAGGCTGACtaatttgatttgtttgaatCTATCAAATGCTGGCTTCATAGGGCAGATTCCAATTGCGATTTCGCGCTTGACAAGGTTGGTCGTTCTTGATTTATCTATGAGATTGCCAAGTCCGTATGCCTATGACCAGCCATTCTATGAAATTCCATTGATAAAACTTGAGAATCCAAATCTTAAGATGCTCGTTCAAAACCTTTCTGAGCTTATAGAAATTCATCTTGATG GCACATTTCCAAAAAAGATCTTCCAGTTACCAATGATTGAGATTCTTGACTTGTCCCTAAATAATCTACTTGGAGGTTCATTGCCAGATTTTCCTTCAAATGGATATCTCCAGACCCTTCGGCTTAGCCATACAGAGTTTTCAGGGGTATTGCCAGATTCTTTTGGTAAGCTTACAATGTTATCCACAACAGATCTTCGCGGATGTGATTTCAGTGTATCGATCCCAGAGTCAATGGCAAGCCTTACTCAATTAGTTTATTTGGACCTCTCACAAAACCATTTCAGTGGATCAATCCCAGAGTCAATGGCAAGCCTCACTCAGTTAGTTTATTTGGACCTCtcaaacaaccatttcagcggaCCAATTCTGTCATTCAGCATGGCCAAGAATTTGAACCAAATATATCTTTCTAATAACGATCTTACTGGCCATATTACTCCCACTGATTGGGCCAAGTTTCAGAATCTAGAAGTTCTCGACTTGGGGAACAACTTGCTTACGGGCAATATTCCGGTTTCTCTGTTTTCCCTTCCATTACTTCAGAGATTAATACTTTCAAACAATAGTTTTTCTGGTCAACTCAATGAATTTTCTAATGTTTCTTCTGACCAATTGCGTGAAGTTGATTTGGGCAGTAACAACTTGGAAGGGCCAATTCCTATGTCTGTCTTTGAACTTCGAGGTCTTGAGACCCTTTCACTTGCTTCAAACAACTTTATTGGTTCCTTGCAACTTGATGATATGATTCCTAATGCTTTGTTACCCTTCACCTCGGGATTGGCTCCATGTAAGTTAAAAAGGTTTCCTGATTTCTTGAGAAACCAATCTAAGTTATCCATCCTAGATCTTTCAGACAACCAGATTCATGGAGATATCCCCAATTGGATTTGGATTCCTTCTCTTTTGTTCTTAAATCTCTCTCATAACTACTTTGTCACTCTACAAGGACCTTTAACCAATGTTTCTTGGTTAAAAATGTTGTACCTTCAGTCTAACCAGCTCCAGGGGCCATTGCCAGTTTTCACAATAAATGCCTTCGTTTTGGATTTTTCGAGGAATAATTTCAGCTCTATACCAGCTAACATTGGTAACATCCTTGGAAATATTGATTTCTTGTATCTTTCAAGCAATAAATTCAATAGAAGTATCCCTGCATCATTATGTAATATCTTAGAACTCCGAGTTCTAGATATGTCGTACAATTCCTTGAGTGGAATAATCCCCCACTGCTTGTTTGAGATGGTAAATGTAGCGGTGCTGAACCTAGAGGGCAACAATCTTAGTGGAAAAATTTCTGATACATGTCCAGGCAATTGTAGCCTACATACATTAACTCTTAACGGAAACCAACTTGAAGGAGGGCTACCAAAATCTCTGGATAATTGCCAATCCTTGCAAGTTTTAGACCTTGGGAATAACCACATCCAAGATATCTTTCCATGTTACTTGAAGAACATATCCAGCTTGCGTGTTCTTGTTTTAAGATCGAACAAATTCTATGGGTCCATTGGTTGTCCAGGTTTGGAAGCAACCTGGCCAATGCTACAAATTATAGACTTGGCTTCGAACAATTTTAGTGGCAACCTTCCGAGTAATTCCTTGGCCAAATGGAAAGCAATGATGAGTGATGGAGATGGGGCACAGTTAAAGCCTGATCACCTGGGATTTCAAGTGTATTATCAAGATACGGTAACAATTACCATGAAAGGTCGAGAGCTGAAGCTAGAGAAGATCCTAACTATCTTTACCTCCATTGACTTTTCATGCAATGATTTCCAAGGGCCTATACCTGAAGAACTGGGAGGACTCAAATACCTATATATTCTCAATTTGTCACATAATGCTTTCACCGGCCAAATTTCATCAACTTTGGGAAAATTGAGTAATCTCGAGTCACTAGACCTATCAAGTAATAAGCTTACAGGAGAGATTCCTTTGCAACTTGCAAATGGTCTTATTTTCCTCTCAGTCCTCAGCCGTTCATTCAATCAACTAGTGGGAAAGATTCCATTGATCAAGCAATTTGCTACATTTTCGGAAATCTCTTATGAAGGGAACAAAGGATTATGTGGCTCccctttgaaagaaaaatgcaaCGATGATGAAGCGCCAACATCTTCACCTccaatatttgaagaaactCATTCCAACTCGGGGATTTTGGTTGACTGGAACTTCCTGAGTGCTAAATTGGGGTTCGTTTTCGGTTTTGGGATTGTCATTGGGCCGTTGATGTTTTGGAAGCAGTGGAGGTTTTGGTACTCTAAACAAATCGATGACATTCTTTTCAAGATCTTTCCCAAGCTGTATCTTGGAAGAGAATACCGTCGAAGGGCCGCGCACAGAAATTGA